Proteins from a single region of Punica granatum isolate Tunisia-2019 chromosome 8, ASM765513v2, whole genome shotgun sequence:
- the LOC116216033 gene encoding protein SENESCENCE-ASSOCIATED GENE 21, mitochondrial-like codes for MSRSLQSFKFVSSVVLDGAAAAIARRGFAAAAVAEGGAAASSSVRIGGARSSAALKRSGEEKVKSVEKVSWGPDPKTGYYRPESAAAEIDVAQLRAALLKHST; via the exons ATGTCTCGTTCTCTCCAAAGCTTTAAGTTTGTCTCTTCCGTTGTCCTCGACGGAGCCGCCGCCGCTATCGCCAG GCGGGGATTTGCAGCTGCTGCGGTGGCAGAGGGAGGAGCTGCTGCGTCTAGCAGCGTGAGGATCGGCGGGGCGAGGAGCAGTGCCGCCTTGAAGAGAAGCGGAGAGGAGAAAGTGAAGTCTGTGGAGAAGGTGTCGTGGGGACCCGACCCGAAGACCGGATACTACAGGCCTGAGAGCGCCGCGGCAGAGATCGACGTGGCCCAGCTGCGTGCCGCCCTGCTTAAGCACAGCACCTGA